One genomic region from Salvelinus sp. IW2-2015 linkage group LG24, ASM291031v2, whole genome shotgun sequence encodes:
- the LOC111951566 gene encoding electron transfer flavoprotein regulatory factor 1: protein MANPLRSXVRQLYKNLLFLGREYPKGADYFRERLKSAFMKNKDVTDPKEIRKLVDRGEFVIKELEALYYLRKYRAMKKRYYEEELSAVLNIGRPVD from the exons ATGGCCAACCCTCTGAGGAGTGASGTTAGACAGCTGTACAAGAAC CTCCTGTTTTTGGGACGGGAATACCCCAAAGGCGCAGACTACTTCAGGGAACGTCTGAAGAGTGCCTTTATGAAGAACAAAGATGTCACAGACCCCAAGGAGATCAGAAAGCTAGTTGACCGTGGGGAATTTGTGATAAAGGAACTGGAGGCCCTSTACTATCTGAGGAAGTACAGAGCCATGAAGAAGCGTTACTACGAAGAAGAATTGTCCGCCGTGCTGAATATAGGCAGACCGGTAGACTGA